The Bacillus sp. FJAT-27916 genomic interval TTAGAGCAAAGAAAGCCTGTCCGAGTGCCTCAAGCAAGGATTCAGCAGATAGCTTCCCGAAATCTGGCTGGAGGAGGAATTTAACTCCCTCCATTGCTCCATCCAATGTAAGGGAGCGGATGGCAAGAATCAGAAATAGAAGAAACAAGGCGGGCATCATAATCTTGCTCGCACGTTCAATTCCTTTATGAATCCCACCTTGGACGACAAGGATCGTCATAATCATGAAGATGATTTGAGCGGTCAAGGATTCCACTGGATTTTCAATAATTTGGGCAAAAAGCTGCTCATACTGCCCATTTGCTGTTACCATGCCAAATAGAGCTCTTCCCAAATAGGATAGAATCCACCCTCCGACAACACTATAAAAGGATAAAAGCAATAAAGAGGCAGCAACACCTCCTATGCCAAGAAGCTGCCACGTTCGATTCGATGTTATCGACTTATAGGCACGAATAGCGTCCGTTTTGGCGTGTCGGCCGATGACAAACTCAGAAATCAGGATAGGGGCTCCAATCAAGAGAGTGAAAGCAATGAAGAGGATTAAAAAAGCGCCTCCACCATTTTCGCCAGCCATATAGGGGAACTTCCAAATGGCACCGAGCCCGATTGCCGAACCGGCTGCTGCCAATATGAATCCTATCTTGGATGACCATTGTTCATGTTTTTGCATAGAGAAATACACCTCAGGTAAGTAGGATTAGACGTTAATCGTTTAATACTAGCATGAAGTGACAAGGTTTGCGAAAGAAAGTTATTGGCCTGGGAGGTTTATAAAAAGAAAATTCGGGAATTGACATTATGGCTAGGGTGATTTTTGATAATGGGTAAATTTTATGATATAATTTTATATTGCGTATTATAACGAGATTTAAATACATTATTGGGAGTGTTTTTATGACTGCAAAATATGAAGCAGGACAAGTTTTGACAGGTAAAGTAACGGGCATTCAACCATACGGCGCATTCGTAGCGTTGGATGAATCCACACAAGGCCTTGTTCATATATCTGAAATTACACATGGCTTTGTTAAGGATATCAATGACATCCTTAAAGTCGGCGATGAAGTGAACGTGAAGGTATTATCCGTAGACGAAGAAGCAGGCAAAATTGCCTTGTCTATTCGTGCAACTGAAGAAGCGCCGGCAGAAAAAGCTGAAGCACGCAAGCCAAGAAAGAAAGCAGTACAGCAAGTTAAGACTGCTCCAGCAGAAACTCCACAAGGCTTCAATACATTGAAGGATAAACTTGAAGAGTGGATTGAACAATCCAAGCGTGAAGATCTTATCAAGAAGTAATGACTAAAGCAGTTCAGGGGAACGTACCCTGGCTGCTTTTTTTTTGCAGCCCCTCTGAAATAAGTAGATGCTTTTGAAAAAAACAATAGGAATACCCTTCCTATTAGTAGATAATATAAGTGTAGGTTGAATATTCTTTTTATTAAGAATTGGCAGTATTATTATACGTGAAAGATTGAACATGTAGGTGTATGATGAAGTAGATGACTGTTATGATTGGAGGTATTCTGTAATGAAAACATCTGTATCAAGCAAGATGATTGAACAAACAGAAAAGTTTGGTGCCCGTAATTACAATCCATTGCCAATCGTCATTTCAGAAGCGGAGGGCGTTTGGGTGAAAGATCCTGAGGGAAACCGATTTATGGATATGCTGAGTGCTTATTCGGCTGTCAATCAAGGCCATAGACACCCAAGGATTATTCAAGCGCTTAAAGACCAAGCGGACCGTGTCACCTTGACATCACGTGCATTTCATAATGATCAGCTTGGACCATGGTATGAAAAGATCTGTCAAATCACCGGAAAAGAAAAGGCTCTGCCAATGAACACAGGAGCAGAGGCCGTGGAAACAGCCTTCAAGGCAGCTAGGAGATGGGCATACGATGTGAAGGGTGTGGAGGATGGAAAGGCAGAAGTAATCGCTTGTATCGGCAACTTCCATGGAAGAACGATGCTTGCTGTATCCTTGTCCTCTGAGGAAGAATATAAACGCGGGTTTGGACCCATGCTCCCGGGAATCAAGCTTATTCCATTTGGGGATGTACAAGCGCTGAAAGAAGCGATAACACCTAATACGGCTGCTTTCTTGTTTGAGCCTATTCAAGGGGAGGCAGGTATCAATATTCCGCCTGTTGGTTTTTTGAAGGAAGCTTATGAGCTATGTAAAAAGGAAAATGTCTTATTTATCGCCGATGAGATTCAAGTTGGTTTAGGCCGGACTGGCAGGATGTTTGCCTGTGACTGGGAAGATGTCGTTCCCGATATTTACATCTTAGGGAAAGCTCTTGGAGGAGGTGTGTTCCCAATCTCCTGTATCGTAGCTGACCATGATATTCTGGATGTTTTTAATCCAGGGTCCCACGGATCAACCTTTGGCGGGAACCCGCTTGCTTGTGCTGTATCAACCGCAGCACTCGATGTTATTTTAGATGAAAAGCTTGCTGAGCGTTCACTTGAACTTGGTCAATACTTCCGAGAAGAGCTGGAGAAAATTGATCATCCAATCATTAAGGAAATACGCGGCAGAGGTTTGTTCATCGGGATGGAATTACACGGTGAAGCACGGCCTTATTGTGAAAGATTGAAGGAGGAAGGTCTATTATGCAAGGAAACGCATGATACCGTCATTCGCTTTGCACCGCCGTTAATCATTTCGAAAGAAGATCTGGATTGGGCCATTGACAAGATAAAACACGTCTTTTCTGTTTAAGAAAAGAGAGAAGCCCATTCACCAACAAGGTGAATGGGCTTTAATTTACTGCTAAAGGGCTGTTGTTATACCCGCTGTGTGCTGATTTCTTCACTTGGTCGAAAGAGGAGGCCTAGATTAATCAGTCCGGCAATGCCGACAAGAGCGTATATAACGCGGGCAAAACCGCCGGCTTGGCTTCCGCCGCCAAACACAGTGGCTACTAAATCAAATTGGAAAAATCCAATCAATCCCCAGTTAATGGCACCGATAATGGTTAATAATAGTGCTGTACGTTGAATCCAACTCATTTCATTTCCTCCTTGAAGGTGAATCTTACACTCATAGAATGGATTATTCAGCTGAATCTTATTCATGTTTTATGCTTCTTTCTGACGGGAATGAAGAATTGATACAATAAAATAGATAGCTGCGGATCTATCCATCATGGCAGCAAAAAAAGGAGTGTCGTTATGCAAAATTTTGCTTATTTTAATCCAACAAAACTTGTTTTTGGGAAAGATACTGTAGAGCAGTTAAATGAATGGATTCCAGCTGATGTCGAGCGGGTTCTTTTGGTATATGGGGGAGGCAGTATTAAGCGGAATGGTTTATATGACCGCGTCATCTCACAGGTGGAGAAAAGGGGACTCGTTTATCATGAATTGCAGGGGGTTGAACCGAACCCGAGGTTAAGCACAGTTCATAAAGGAGTTGAAATCTGTAAAGAGGAGGGGATTGATTTCCTGCTTGCCATTGGCGGAGGAAGCGTCATTGACTGTACAAAGGCAATTGCGGCTGGAGCCCGATATGAAGGGGATGCATGGGATTTAATTACGAAGAAGGCTCCTGTGGAGAGTGCCCTTCCATTTGGGACCATCCTTACAATTGCGGCGACCGGTTCAGAGATGAACTCGGGAAGCGTTATTACCAATTGGGAAACAAAAGAGAAATATGGCTGGGGCTCTGTGCATACATATCCTCAATTTTCCATATTAGATCCCGTTAACACATTTACAGTACCGAAGAACCAGACCATTTACGGGATTGTCGATATGATGTCCCATGTGCTTGAAACGTATTTCAATCATAGCGAGAACACCCCGCTGCAGGATAAGATGTGTGAATCCGTTTTGAAAACGGTTAAAGAAACCGCTCCCAAATTACTACAGGATTTGGAAAACTATGAATTTCGGGAAACAATTCTCTATTGTGGAACTGTTGCGCTAAATGGTACCTTAAGTGTTGGAATCCGCGGGGATTGGGCTACACATAATATTGAACATGCCGTTTCGGCAGTATACGATATTCCGCATGCCGGCGGGCTGGCCATTCTCTTCCCTAATTGGATGGAGCATTGCATGCATGAAAACCTGCAAAAGTTCGTACGCTTAGGGGTGGAGGTATTTGACGTCGACCCAGCTGGCAAGACGGATGAAGAAATAGCCAAGGATTGCATCCGTAACATCCGATATTTCTGGACAAGCCTTGGGGCACCAACACGCCTGGCTGATTATGAAATAGATGATCGCAATCTGGACTTAATGGCAGATAAAGCGATGGCGAATGGCGAATTTGGGAACTTTAAGAAATTGAAGAAAGAAGACGTCTTAGCTATTCTGCGTGCATCTCTATAAGAGTGAGGCAGCAATTCGGATAGTATGGAGAAAACGGTTCTCTCAAACCGTTTTCTTCTATACATCCCTGTGAAAACGTTATCTTCCTTTTTTGGTATCTCCCTAACTTGATTATCAGAAATGGATTCTGTAAAGTATTTTATGAGTAAATTAAATGGAGGCCTAGCAATGACTCATATCAAATTTGATTATTCCAAGGCATTATCTTTTTTTCAAGAACATGAAGTATCTTACTTGAAAGATACGGTGAAACAATTACATCATACCATCCATGAGAAGACCGGTGCCGGCAACGATTATATTGGTTGGCTTTCCCTTCCTTCTGATTATGATAAAGAAGAGTTCTCACGCATCAAAAAAGCGGCTGAGAAAATCAAAAATGATTCTGACATTCTTTTAGTCATC includes:
- a CDS encoding sodium-dependent transporter; protein product: MQKHEQWSSKIGFILAAAGSAIGLGAIWKFPYMAGENGGGAFLILFIAFTLLIGAPILISEFVIGRHAKTDAIRAYKSITSNRTWQLLGIGGVAASLLLLSFYSVVGGWILSYLGRALFGMVTANGQYEQLFAQIIENPVESLTAQIIFMIMTILVVQGGIHKGIERASKIMMPALFLLFLILAIRSLTLDGAMEGVKFLLQPDFGKLSAESLLEALGQAFFALSVGISVMVTYASYLNDSEDLSKSALSVVGLNIMISILAGLVIFPAVFALGFDPTSGPGLVFVVLPAVFNELAYGGLFFFVFMVLLLFATLTSAFSILEITVAVISRENPSKRKRSTWIAGFVTFLVGIPSALSFGVLNDFTLFGKTIFDLADYITSNLALPLGSLFISLFVGYAMNRKTLYEELQKGSAITAGLFNAWYFTIRYLCPVAILAVLFYSVGIL
- the yugI gene encoding S1 domain-containing post-transcriptional regulator GSP13, with protein sequence MTAKYEAGQVLTGKVTGIQPYGAFVALDESTQGLVHISEITHGFVKDINDILKVGDEVNVKVLSVDEEAGKIALSIRATEEAPAEKAEARKPRKKAVQQVKTAPAETPQGFNTLKDKLEEWIEQSKREDLIKK
- a CDS encoding ornithine--oxo-acid transaminase, with product MKTSVSSKMIEQTEKFGARNYNPLPIVISEAEGVWVKDPEGNRFMDMLSAYSAVNQGHRHPRIIQALKDQADRVTLTSRAFHNDQLGPWYEKICQITGKEKALPMNTGAEAVETAFKAARRWAYDVKGVEDGKAEVIACIGNFHGRTMLAVSLSSEEEYKRGFGPMLPGIKLIPFGDVQALKEAITPNTAAFLFEPIQGEAGINIPPVGFLKEAYELCKKENVLFIADEIQVGLGRTGRMFACDWEDVVPDIYILGKALGGGVFPISCIVADHDILDVFNPGSHGSTFGGNPLACAVSTAALDVILDEKLAERSLELGQYFREELEKIDHPIIKEIRGRGLFIGMELHGEARPYCERLKEEGLLCKETHDTVIRFAPPLIISKEDLDWAIDKIKHVFSV
- a CDS encoding DUF378 domain-containing protein — its product is MSWIQRTALLLTIIGAINWGLIGFFQFDLVATVFGGGSQAGGFARVIYALVGIAGLINLGLLFRPSEEISTQRV
- a CDS encoding iron-containing alcohol dehydrogenase, yielding MQNFAYFNPTKLVFGKDTVEQLNEWIPADVERVLLVYGGGSIKRNGLYDRVISQVEKRGLVYHELQGVEPNPRLSTVHKGVEICKEEGIDFLLAIGGGSVIDCTKAIAAGARYEGDAWDLITKKAPVESALPFGTILTIAATGSEMNSGSVITNWETKEKYGWGSVHTYPQFSILDPVNTFTVPKNQTIYGIVDMMSHVLETYFNHSENTPLQDKMCESVLKTVKETAPKLLQDLENYEFRETILYCGTVALNGTLSVGIRGDWATHNIEHAVSAVYDIPHAGGLAILFPNWMEHCMHENLQKFVRLGVEVFDVDPAGKTDEEIAKDCIRNIRYFWTSLGAPTRLADYEIDDRNLDLMADKAMANGEFGNFKKLKKEDVLAILRASL